In Nomascus leucogenys isolate Asia unplaced genomic scaffold, Asia_NLE_v1 001196F_48703_qpd_obj, whole genome shotgun sequence, a single genomic region encodes these proteins:
- the LOC115833747 gene encoding kita-kyushu lung cancer antigen 1 homolog has product MNFYLLLASGILCALMIVFWKYRRFQRNTGEMSSNSTALALVRPSAPELINSNTDNDLAVYDLSRDILNNLPRSIAMQKRVNLNVVENKLVELEYTVLIKGSRRASRHRKST; this is encoded by the exons ATGAACTTCTATTTACTCCTAGCGAGCGGCATTCTGTGTGCCTTGATGATTGTCTTCTGGAAATATCGCCGCTTTCAG AGAAACACTGGCGAAATGTCATCAAATTCAACTGCTCTTGCACTAGTGAGACCCTCTGCTCCTGAGTTAATTAACAGCAATACAGACAACGATCTTGCAGTCTACGACCTCTCTcgggatattttaaataatctcccACGCTCAATAGCCATGCAGAAGCGAGTAAACCTCAATGTAGTGGAAAACAAGCTGGTTGAACTGGAATATACTGTACTTATCAAGGGTTCCAGACGTGCATCACGTCACCGGAAATCCACCTAA